One region of Chryseobacterium sp. C-71 genomic DNA includes:
- a CDS encoding TonB-dependent siderophore receptor translates to MKKKVLSIVLLSSIFLVNAQEKDSLNQKKIEEVVLTGQYTQQSINKSIYKVEVINAEQIKNMAATTVAEVLNQSLNIQITPDTNSGNSTANILGLGGAYVKILIDNIPVVGDTGLGSNIDLTKLSLSNIERIEIVKGSMGVEYGNGALAGVINIITKKSSAKKLSIRAALQEETVRDGYDIKKKGKGRHIQNINVGYNFNDNWFTNISFNHNQFMGYEGESKGYKYFERDNKRGYEWNPKDQYEINGLIRYSKNKTSLFYKASYLNEEFNYYNPKVDRVPLNDGIGGVVYKSLDRNYNTERWLHQFNIQTNLGQIRYAGDFSYQTQNRKFYDYNYDIPNRIKDNNYNEQSYYDTDVIYSRGMFSNFLDSKTFDFQLGYELDHTNGYAALIAGEFNGKDIKRKIFTYGTFLSAEWNVSDRFSLRPGARLSVSDTFDNQFNYSLSARYKTSENSNLRGVFGTANRYPTYDELYTYFVNVNHDIQGNPDLKPEKGYSAGLFWDQGFDIGNDWKLNYNLEALYVDLNDKIENVMIVRPSTYKYMNLDKYRSLLFGANANIVKNQFSLGVRTSVNGISVSKQEMEVSTPKDFQYNFQAGANAGYKLTASKTAFNLYYKYTGPARIYVIESEAFRLAKTDGFHMMDFIVSQPFWKDRLELAVGVKNIFDVTTINSTNSTATGHNAATDRLNLYYGRSYFARLMYQF, encoded by the coding sequence TGTATTGACAGGACAATACACTCAGCAATCCATCAATAAATCAATCTACAAGGTTGAAGTTATTAATGCAGAGCAGATTAAAAACATGGCAGCAACAACTGTTGCCGAAGTTCTCAATCAATCTCTGAATATACAAATCACTCCAGATACAAATTCCGGAAATTCTACAGCCAATATTTTAGGCCTGGGGGGGGCATATGTTAAAATACTGATAGACAACATTCCTGTTGTTGGTGATACAGGTCTTGGAAGCAATATTGATCTTACAAAACTAAGTCTTAGCAATATCGAAAGAATCGAAATCGTAAAAGGTAGCATGGGTGTAGAATATGGTAATGGAGCATTAGCCGGCGTTATCAATATCATTACCAAAAAAAGCAGTGCGAAGAAATTAAGCATAAGAGCTGCTTTACAGGAAGAGACGGTAAGAGACGGCTATGACATTAAGAAGAAAGGTAAAGGAAGACATATTCAGAATATTAATGTAGGCTACAATTTTAATGATAATTGGTTTACAAACATCAGTTTTAATCATAATCAATTTATGGGTTATGAAGGTGAAAGTAAGGGCTATAAGTACTTTGAAAGAGATAATAAAAGAGGTTATGAATGGAATCCCAAAGATCAGTACGAGATCAACGGATTGATCAGATATTCAAAAAATAAAACTTCACTATTTTATAAAGCTTCGTATCTAAATGAAGAATTTAATTACTACAATCCAAAGGTAGACAGAGTGCCTTTAAATGATGGTATAGGAGGTGTGGTTTACAAAAGTTTGGATAGAAACTACAACACCGAACGTTGGCTGCATCAGTTCAATATTCAAACCAATTTAGGACAAATTCGTTACGCAGGAGATTTTTCTTATCAGACACAAAATAGAAAATTCTACGATTACAACTATGATATTCCCAACAGAATAAAAGACAATAACTACAATGAGCAGTCTTATTATGATACTGATGTGATCTATTCCAGAGGGATGTTCAGTAATTTCTTGGATAGTAAAACTTTTGATTTCCAACTTGGCTATGAGTTAGATCATACCAATGGTTATGCTGCTCTCATTGCAGGAGAATTTAATGGGAAAGACATTAAAAGGAAAATTTTCACCTACGGTACATTCCTGTCTGCAGAATGGAATGTTTCTGATCGATTTTCTTTGCGTCCAGGAGCCAGACTTTCTGTAAGTGATACCTTCGATAATCAATTCAACTATTCGCTTTCTGCAAGATATAAAACTTCTGAAAATTCAAATTTAAGAGGTGTATTCGGTACTGCAAACCGTTATCCCACCTATGACGAATTGTACACTTATTTTGTAAACGTCAATCACGACATTCAGGGAAATCCTGATTTGAAACCGGAAAAAGGTTATTCTGCGGGCTTGTTTTGGGATCAGGGTTTTGATATTGGAAACGATTGGAAATTAAATTATAATCTGGAAGCACTTTATGTAGATCTTAATGATAAGATCGAGAATGTAATGATTGTAAGACCATCTACTTACAAATACATGAATCTAGACAAGTACAGAAGTTTGTTATTCGGAGCTAATGCCAATATTGTAAAAAATCAGTTTTCATTAGGTGTAAGAACCTCAGTGAATGGAATTTCTGTTTCTAAACAGGAGATGGAAGTAAGTACTCCAAAAGATTTCCAGTACAACTTTCAGGCAGGTGCAAATGCGGGCTACAAGCTTACTGCTTCGAAAACAGCTTTTAATCTTTACTATAAATATACAGGACCGGCAAGAATCTATGTCATCGAGTCTGAAGCTTTTCGTCTTGCAAAAACTGATGGATTTCATATGATGGATTTTATTGTGAGCCAGCCCTTTTGGAAAGATCGTCTGGAACTTGCAGTTGGGGTGAAAAATATATTTGATGTTACCACAATCAACAGCACCAATAGTACTGCTACAGGACACAATGCGGCAACTGACCGTCTGAATTTGTACTATGGCAGAAGCTATTTCGCAAGATTAATGTATCAATTTTAA
- a CDS encoding HmuY family protein gives MKYLKLLFLILLVAVQSCVSADEDPVSVAPLTGSTADPEVGGATQPNQVWVDLSDTDPVTGKPKLSNTLRTDWELGFYTGNEFRVVINGSIGMAVAKIPNATDINNVKSADVASMTGVVKIGTFTSTNLAYIDNPDGNFLNQTTAIAEIKVNDSENGVYLVNMGNGIPTGAVAPGSVSLTGDLRGWKKIQVLRANNGYRLRYADLDDSQYKEITITKNSEYNFNFFSLQKGQQVNIQPKKDNWDFVFTTFTNEVFLGPGQSAGSYFYADFILTNTANGVGVYQVDVPPGQTLDMIYNDFKLSSIDQSKLIFNDHRALGDKWRTTTGANGAQTYNNRFFVIKDAEGFYFKIRFNAMTKNGVRGYPNFEFEPL, from the coding sequence ATGAAATATTTAAAATTACTTTTCCTTATTTTACTTGTTGCGGTGCAGTCTTGTGTTTCAGCAGATGAAGATCCGGTTTCTGTTGCTCCGCTTACGGGGTCTACTGCAGATCCTGAGGTTGGCGGAGCTACTCAGCCAAATCAGGTGTGGGTTGATTTAAGCGATACTGATCCTGTAACAGGAAAACCTAAACTTAGCAATACGTTGAGAACAGATTGGGAACTTGGTTTTTATACGGGTAACGAATTCCGTGTGGTGATCAATGGTTCAATAGGAATGGCAGTTGCTAAAATCCCGAATGCTACAGACATCAATAATGTGAAATCTGCAGATGTTGCAAGCATGACTGGTGTTGTGAAGATCGGTACATTCACATCAACAAACTTAGCTTATATTGATAATCCTGACGGTAATTTTTTAAACCAGACTACGGCAATTGCTGAAATTAAAGTAAATGATTCTGAAAACGGTGTGTACTTGGTCAATATGGGAAATGGCATCCCGACAGGTGCGGTTGCTCCGGGTTCTGTCTCACTTACAGGTGACCTTAGAGGATGGAAAAAAATTCAGGTCTTAAGAGCGAATAACGGATATCGATTGAGATATGCAGATTTGGATGACAGCCAGTACAAAGAAATTACAATCACAAAAAATTCTGAATATAATTTTAATTTCTTCAGTCTTCAAAAAGGTCAGCAGGTCAATATACAACCAAAAAAAGACAATTGGGATTTTGTTTTTACCACCTTTACCAATGAAGTGTTTTTAGGACCAGGGCAAAGTGCAGGCAGTTACTTCTATGCAGATTTCATCCTTACTAATACAGCAAATGGAGTGGGAGTATATCAGGTAGATGTACCACCCGGGCAAACATTAGATATGATCTATAATGATTTTAAACTGAGCAGTATCGATCAGTCTAAATTGATTTTCAATGATCACAGAGCGCTCGGTGATAAATGGCGCACAACCACAGGTGCAAATGGCGCACAGACCTACAACAACAGATTTTTTGTTATAAAGGATGCAGAAGGGTTTTATTTTAAGATAAGATTTAATGCAATGACAAAAAATGGGGTGCGCGGCTATCCTAATTTCGAATTTGAACCTCTATAA
- a CDS encoding hemin ABC transporter substrate-binding protein: MKKFILTASILMAVYSCKKESQKPTENKTEVSSETPKTNNKIVSISGGITEIVSALGHESEIVATDVTSTYPESLKATAKNLGHVRSMTIEPIMAVSPTLILASDKDINPDLLGKIKASGIKTELFKQEFTVDGTKKLIADVAKAIGNTDYQKLTDKIDADLKQVQPIAKKPKVLFIYARGNMMMVSGKNTPMAALIDLAGGENAINDFEDFKPLTPEAVVKANPDVLFFFSTGLEGSGGNEGALKMPGVSQTNAGKNKKIIAMDGGLVSGFGPRLGEAAVALNKLLVESTK; encoded by the coding sequence ATGAAAAAATTCATCCTTACAGCTTCTATTCTTATGGCAGTTTACTCTTGCAAAAAAGAGTCGCAAAAACCTACAGAAAATAAAACTGAAGTTTCTTCTGAAACTCCGAAAACCAATAATAAAATTGTTTCTATCAGTGGCGGTATTACAGAAATTGTATCTGCTCTTGGGCACGAAAGCGAAATTGTTGCAACAGACGTTACAAGCACTTATCCTGAATCCTTAAAAGCTACGGCTAAAAATTTAGGTCACGTAAGATCAATGACGATTGAGCCGATCATGGCGGTGAGCCCAACTTTGATTTTAGCTTCTGATAAAGACATCAATCCTGATCTGTTAGGAAAAATCAAAGCTTCAGGAATCAAAACGGAACTGTTCAAACAAGAATTTACCGTTGACGGAACTAAAAAATTAATTGCCGACGTTGCAAAAGCAATCGGAAATACAGATTATCAAAAACTGACAGATAAAATTGATGCAGATTTAAAACAAGTACAGCCGATTGCTAAAAAACCAAAAGTATTGTTCATCTACGCAAGAGGAAATATGATGATGGTTTCAGGGAAAAATACACCAATGGCTGCATTAATTGATCTTGCAGGTGGTGAAAACGCAATCAATGATTTTGAAGATTTCAAACCTTTAACTCCGGAAGCGGTGGTAAAAGCAAATCCTGATGTATTGTTCTTCTTCTCTACAGGTCTTGAAGGTTCTGGCGGAAACGAAGGTGCATTAAAAATGCCGGGTGTTTCTCAGACCAATGCTGGTAAAAACAAGAAGATTATTGCTATGGACGGAGGTTTGGTTTCCGGTTTCGGTCCAAGATTAGGTGAGGCTGCAGTTGCATTAAACAAACTTTTAGTTGAAAGCACAAAGTAA
- a CDS encoding iron ABC transporter permease — translation MKAQSKLYFYILISVLLLVVLAIGALYIGVYDFNGLSPFTVLSQYISGDPNLALSDKYVIWDVRAARVIMAILIGSMLAVSGTSLQGLFKNPLATGEAIGLTSGATLLAAIAIVLGGHFKEYLPEMVQFSLTGISAFIGALLAMMLVYRISTSAGKTNVVMMLLSGVAITSIGFSITGFLIYISKDEQLRDLTFWNMGSLAAATWTKNIVLAVVIAISYAFLLPKGKALNAMMLGERDAQHLGINVERLKKQIVIITSLMVGTCVAFSGTIGFVGLIVPYILRLLFKSNYTFILPLSAVLGSILLLIADTISRSIVAPSELPIGILTSLIGGPIFIAILIKFKKSL, via the coding sequence TTGAAAGCACAAAGTAAATTATATTTTTATATACTAATAAGTGTCCTTTTGCTGGTTGTTCTGGCAATTGGGGCACTTTATATCGGGGTCTATGATTTTAATGGTCTTTCTCCTTTTACAGTTTTAAGCCAATATATTTCAGGTGATCCAAATTTAGCACTAAGCGATAAATATGTCATTTGGGATGTTCGTGCAGCACGGGTTATTATGGCGATTCTCATAGGAAGTATGCTTGCCGTTTCAGGAACGAGTCTGCAGGGTCTGTTCAAAAATCCTCTAGCAACCGGTGAAGCGATAGGTTTAACGTCAGGAGCGACTTTACTTGCCGCAATTGCAATTGTTTTAGGAGGGCATTTCAAAGAATATCTTCCTGAGATGGTTCAGTTTTCACTGACGGGTATTTCAGCTTTTATCGGAGCTTTACTAGCAATGATGCTGGTGTACAGAATCTCTACGAGTGCCGGAAAAACAAACGTTGTCATGATGTTGTTAAGCGGCGTTGCTATTACATCGATCGGATTTTCAATTACAGGTTTTCTGATTTATATATCTAAAGACGAGCAATTGAGAGATCTTACCTTCTGGAATATGGGAAGTCTTGCCGCCGCAACCTGGACGAAAAACATCGTTCTTGCAGTGGTTATTGCAATTTCTTATGCTTTTTTACTTCCCAAAGGAAAGGCTTTGAATGCCATGATGTTGGGCGAAAGAGATGCACAGCATTTAGGAATCAATGTAGAAAGATTAAAGAAACAGATTGTCATTATTACCTCATTAATGGTGGGAACCTGCGTTGCATTTTCCGGGACGATTGGTTTTGTAGGTCTTATTGTACCGTATATTTTGAGATTGTTATTTAAATCAAATTATACATTCATTTTGCCTCTGTCAGCAGTTTTGGGAAGTATTTTACTTCTCATTGCAGACACCATCAGCAGAAGCATTGTAGCACCGTCAGAATTACCGATCGGTATTTTAACATCATTAATTGGCGGACCGATTTTCATCGCTATTTTAATTAAATTTAAAAAATCACTCTAA
- a CDS encoding heme ABC transporter ATP-binding protein, which yields MLKARQIDYKHKEFFILNDVDVTLDHGDFLAIVGPNGAGKSSLLSILANEVKQGKQKIMFKNKEISEWEVRELSMHKAKFSQHNSNEIPLQVKDVVMMGRYPYFDSQPRKEDFEAMNKHMYETDVYHLKERDYNTLSGGEKQRVHLSRVMAQVENELEKKLIFLDEPLNNLDVKHQYKALEIIKKFTQKENSAIVVLHDLNLAAQFADKILLMKSGKVSAYGTPEEVFTAENITQAYNFPCTICPHPVNANPMIIFG from the coding sequence ATGTTAAAAGCACGTCAGATTGATTACAAGCATAAAGAATTTTTCATTCTGAATGATGTAGATGTCACTCTAGATCACGGAGACTTTCTCGCAATTGTCGGTCCCAACGGAGCCGGAAAATCGAGTTTGCTGAGTATTTTGGCGAATGAAGTAAAGCAGGGAAAACAGAAAATCATGTTTAAAAACAAAGAGATTTCCGAGTGGGAAGTTCGGGAATTATCGATGCATAAAGCAAAGTTTTCTCAGCACAACTCCAATGAAATTCCTTTGCAGGTAAAAGATGTGGTGATGATGGGTAGGTATCCATATTTCGATTCACAGCCGAGAAAAGAAGATTTTGAAGCAATGAATAAGCACATGTACGAAACCGATGTCTATCATTTGAAAGAAAGAGATTACAATACGTTGTCGGGTGGTGAAAAACAACGGGTTCATCTTTCCAGAGTAATGGCGCAGGTAGAAAATGAGCTTGAAAAGAAATTAATTTTTCTGGATGAACCTCTGAATAATCTCGATGTTAAACATCAGTACAAAGCTTTGGAAATCATTAAAAAATTTACGCAAAAAGAAAATTCAGCGATTGTTGTTTTACATGATCTGAATTTGGCAGCACAGTTTGCAGATAAAATTTTATTGATGAAATCAGGAAAAGTTTCTGCGTACGGAACTCCGGAAGAAGTCTTTACAGCAGAAAATATTACGCAGGCATATAATTTCCCTTGTACGATTTGTCCGCACCCTGTCAACGCAAACCCAATGATTATTTTTGGATAA
- a CDS encoding class I SAM-dependent methyltransferase has translation MEQKDLKILAQNLANPQGQKGIEIGEMMNATNIGMTLESIHALLIEDNEHILEIGHGNAGHLKSFLKIAKDLKYTGIDISETMHQEAKNLNSEFKDQAEFVLYEGEKLPFQDEVFDKIFTVNTVYFWGNPVEYLNEIHRVLKDNGTFVLTFGQKDFMETLPFTAYDFTLYSNDEMQELISKSHFKRMKISEKEEEIKSKTGDGLIKRNYTVLTIKK, from the coding sequence ATGGAACAGAAAGATTTAAAAATATTAGCACAGAATCTTGCCAACCCGCAAGGTCAAAAAGGCATTGAAATCGGCGAAATGATGAATGCCACCAACATCGGAATGACGCTCGAAAGTATTCATGCCTTATTGATTGAAGATAACGAGCATATTCTCGAAATCGGTCATGGAAATGCAGGTCACCTGAAAAGCTTTTTAAAAATTGCTAAAGATTTAAAATACACAGGAATCGACATCTCCGAAACCATGCACCAAGAAGCTAAAAATTTAAATTCTGAATTTAAAGATCAGGCTGAATTTGTCTTGTATGAAGGTGAAAAACTTCCGTTTCAAGATGAGGTTTTCGATAAAATATTTACCGTAAACACCGTTTATTTCTGGGGAAATCCTGTTGAATATTTAAATGAAATTCACAGGGTTCTAAAAGATAACGGAACCTTCGTTCTTACTTTCGGGCAGAAAGATTTCATGGAAACATTACCTTTCACAGCATACGATTTTACGCTGTACAGCAATGATGAAATGCAAGAATTGATTTCCAAAAGTCATTTTAAAAGAATGAAAATCTCCGAAAAAGAAGAAGAAATTAAAAGCAAAACCGGAGACGGATTAATCAAAAGAAATTATACAGTTTTAACCATAAAAAAATAA
- a CDS encoding hemin-degrading factor, giving the protein MSTLVNELKEKWEALKAENPHLRIRNAAEQLGVSEAELLLTNVGEGVTILKPEFANILTEVEKLGKVMALTRNDECVHERKGTYLNGDFSSPHAQLFVGEDIDLRIFQNHWKFAFAVVEGDKKSLQFFGKDGLALHKIYLTKDSNVEAFDVLATQFTAENQPQTFEFEAVAPKTPEKEDSEIDAEGFKKAWTELKDTHDFFMMTRKFGVSRTQALRLAPEGYAKKIDTSKVVNVLEDASEKNLPIMIFVGNRGIIQIHTGEVKKTMWHQQWFNVMDPDFNLHLDVTKIAEAWIVKKPTEDGEVTAIEVFNKEGDFIVQFFGKRKPGIPELQEWKDLVADLEK; this is encoded by the coding sequence ATGAGTACATTAGTTAACGAACTGAAAGAAAAATGGGAAGCTCTGAAAGCAGAAAACCCACATTTGAGAATAAGAAATGCCGCAGAACAATTGGGGGTAAGCGAAGCAGAATTATTATTGACTAACGTAGGAGAAGGCGTTACCATTCTGAAACCTGAATTTGCCAACATCTTAACCGAAGTTGAAAAATTAGGAAAAGTAATGGCCTTAACAAGAAACGACGAATGCGTACATGAGAGAAAAGGAACTTACTTAAACGGTGATTTCAGCAGTCCTCATGCGCAGCTTTTCGTAGGTGAAGATATCGACTTGAGAATTTTTCAAAATCACTGGAAATTTGCTTTTGCAGTGGTAGAAGGTGACAAAAAGAGCCTTCAGTTCTTCGGAAAAGACGGTTTGGCACTTCATAAAATATATTTAACGAAAGACAGCAATGTTGAAGCTTTTGATGTGCTAGCTACTCAGTTTACAGCAGAAAACCAACCTCAAACTTTTGAATTCGAAGCAGTTGCTCCAAAAACTCCTGAAAAAGAAGATTCAGAAATTGATGCTGAAGGCTTCAAAAAAGCTTGGACAGAATTGAAAGACACTCACGATTTCTTCATGATGACCAGAAAGTTCGGAGTTTCAAGAACTCAGGCTTTGAGATTGGCTCCTGAAGGTTATGCTAAAAAAATAGACACTTCAAAAGTGGTTAATGTTTTGGAAGATGCGTCTGAAAAGAACCTTCCGATCATGATTTTCGTTGGAAACAGAGGAATCATCCAGATTCATACAGGTGAAGTGAAGAAAACGATGTGGCATCAACAGTGGTTCAACGTGATGGATCCTGATTTCAACTTACACTTAGACGTTACCAAAATCGCTGAAGCGTGGATCGTGAAAAAACCAACCGAAGATGGTGAAGTAACCGCAATTGAAGTATTCAACAAAGAAGGTGATTTTATCGTTCAGTTCTTTGGAAAAAGAAAGCCGGGAATCCCAGAATTGCAGGAGTGGAAAGATCTTGTAGCAGATTTAGAAAAGTAA
- a CDS encoding ChaN family lipoprotein, whose translation MKNIFIVILLVSFCSINAQNLKAFQFYTQKGKEIKTDKLVNELAEYDVIFFGENHNSSINHWLQLKITEALFAKKNGKLILGAEMFERDNQSQLDNYLNGKFDAKTLKDSARLWNNYATDYQPLVDFAKDKKLKFIATNVPRRYASQTAKEGLESLNKLSEKEKTYIAQLPIKVTLETPGYPEMKKMMGDHAEGTKVMNFISAQAIKDATMAESIMKNFEEGKTFIHYNGNFHSKEFGGIYWYIKQKNPNLKIAVISVFESEDAELKIPEKDYIPTEFNLIIPVDMTKTY comes from the coding sequence ATGAAAAATATTTTCATCGTCATATTATTAGTTAGTTTTTGTTCAATTAATGCACAAAATCTGAAAGCTTTCCAGTTTTACACTCAAAAAGGAAAGGAAATTAAAACCGATAAATTAGTCAATGAGCTGGCAGAGTATGACGTTATTTTTTTTGGTGAAAATCACAACAGCTCTATCAATCATTGGCTTCAGTTAAAAATTACAGAAGCTTTATTTGCAAAGAAAAACGGAAAGCTAATTTTAGGAGCCGAAATGTTTGAAAGAGACAATCAATCTCAGCTAGATAATTATCTAAACGGAAAATTTGATGCTAAAACATTGAAAGATTCGGCCCGTCTCTGGAATAATTATGCAACAGATTACCAACCTTTGGTAGATTTTGCTAAAGACAAAAAGCTGAAATTCATCGCTACAAATGTTCCGAGAAGATATGCCTCCCAAACGGCAAAAGAAGGTTTGGAATCATTGAATAAATTAAGCGAAAAAGAGAAAACTTATATCGCTCAACTCCCGATCAAAGTGACTTTAGAAACTCCTGGTTATCCTGAAATGAAAAAAATGATGGGTGATCACGCCGAAGGAACCAAAGTGATGAATTTCATTTCTGCACAGGCCATCAAAGACGCAACCATGGCAGAATCAATCATGAAAAATTTTGAAGAAGGAAAGACTTTTATTCATTACAACGGAAATTTCCACAGTAAAGAATTTGGCGGAATTTACTGGTACATCAAACAGAAAAACCCGAATCTGAAGATAGCGGTCATCTCTGTTTTTGAATCTGAAGATGCTGAATTAAAAATCCCTGAAAAAGATTATATCCCGACAGAATTCAATCTGATCATTCCTGTGGATATGACAAAAACTTATTAG
- a CDS encoding peptide deformylase, with protein sequence MKKLSLLFIFFISFINAQKLTSTEISLINQGDVKTLLPIFQTTDSHQHTTLLDQSKEIDPTDPNTAILVARMKESLLSTDGGVGIAAPQVGINRKVIWVQRFDKQGEPLEYFINPIITWKSELQNLGPEGDLSIPEFRGQFYRSQVIQLQYVDLKGQKYSEIVEGFTAVIFQHEIDHLFGILISDKKEKELNDEYIKVDAYKKSDSVRR encoded by the coding sequence ATGAAAAAACTCTCTTTACTCTTCATATTTTTCATCAGTTTCATCAACGCACAAAAACTGACCTCGACCGAAATTTCTTTAATCAATCAAGGTGATGTTAAAACCTTACTACCAATTTTTCAAACGACAGATTCTCATCAGCATACTACTTTATTAGATCAGTCAAAAGAAATTGATCCTACTGATCCAAATACTGCGATTTTGGTTGCAAGAATGAAAGAATCTCTTCTCTCAACTGATGGTGGTGTAGGAATTGCCGCACCACAAGTAGGAATCAACCGAAAAGTAATCTGGGTTCAGCGTTTTGACAAACAGGGCGAACCGTTAGAATATTTTATTAATCCCATAATTACATGGAAATCTGAACTTCAGAATCTTGGCCCTGAAGGTGATTTGTCAATTCCAGAATTTCGTGGACAGTTTTACCGAAGCCAAGTCATTCAGCTTCAATATGTTGATTTAAAAGGACAAAAATATTCAGAAATTGTCGAAGGTTTTACTGCCGTAATTTTCCAGCACGAGATCGACCATCTTTTCGGAATTTTAATTTCAGATAAAAAAGAAAAAGAACTGAATGATGAGTATATAAAAGTGGATGCTTATAAGAAGAGTGATTCTGTGAGGAGGTAA
- a CDS encoding serine hydrolase: MKKIFALLFAILMANQIFAQTENYKATVDQFQTKYNSGKYDEIFNSFSTEMKQALPLESTKEFLTSLKSQVGKIENKEFVKYEKETYASYKTKFEKAILSVNISLNENSQINGLFVKPFEESATSEAKNTINALSKYPKEIAQIIYSKSKDFPNNTQLSIAVIKNGKTNYYGIIKENDSIKSIENQSKVFEIGSITKVFTSTVLASLVEDKKIKLADHVNNYYLFTFKDNINISFESLANHTSGLPRLPENLDLSNESNPYKNYSKKELEDYLKNTLKLDNKPSKSYAYSNLGAGLLGYTLGLSQKTSFQELLKKRIFDKYKMTNSFTNSQNLEEKLVKGLNTNGETIANWDFDVLFGGGGILSTTEDLAKFATAQFNPKNKELALTRILTFDISEKMKIGLGWHILKSENVRNLFWHNGGTAGYSSSMTVNTDNKTAVIILSNVSAFNPKMENIDPLCFELIREMDKN, encoded by the coding sequence ATGAAAAAAATATTCGCATTACTTTTCGCCATCCTGATGGCCAATCAAATCTTTGCTCAGACTGAAAATTACAAAGCTACAGTTGATCAATTTCAGACAAAATATAATTCTGGAAAATACGATGAAATTTTCAACAGTTTTTCAACCGAAATGAAACAGGCATTACCTCTTGAAAGTACAAAAGAATTTTTAACGAGTTTAAAATCTCAGGTTGGTAAAATTGAGAATAAAGAATTCGTCAAATACGAAAAGGAAACTTATGCAAGCTATAAAACCAAGTTTGAAAAGGCAATTTTGTCAGTCAATATTTCACTGAATGAGAACAGCCAAATTAACGGACTTTTTGTAAAACCATTCGAAGAATCTGCTACATCAGAAGCGAAAAATACTATAAATGCTTTAAGTAAATATCCAAAAGAAATTGCTCAGATTATTTATTCAAAATCGAAAGATTTCCCAAACAACACTCAATTATCTATTGCCGTCATCAAAAACGGAAAAACAAATTACTACGGAATTATAAAAGAAAATGACTCTATAAAATCTATTGAAAATCAAAGCAAAGTGTTTGAGATTGGTTCGATTACAAAAGTTTTCACATCCACAGTTTTGGCTTCTTTGGTAGAAGATAAAAAAATCAAATTGGCTGATCATGTCAATAATTATTATCTTTTTACATTCAAAGACAACATCAACATCAGTTTTGAAAGTTTAGCCAATCATACTTCCGGGCTGCCACGTTTACCCGAGAATTTAGATTTATCCAATGAGTCTAACCCTTACAAAAATTATAGCAAGAAAGAACTTGAAGATTACCTCAAAAACACTCTGAAGCTTGATAATAAACCTTCAAAATCTTACGCTTATTCAAATTTGGGAGCAGGTTTATTAGGATATACTTTAGGTTTATCTCAAAAAACAAGTTTTCAGGAGTTATTAAAGAAAAGAATTTTTGACAAATATAAAATGACGAATTCTTTTACCAATTCTCAAAATTTGGAAGAAAAATTGGTGAAAGGTTTAAATACCAATGGAGAAACAATTGCAAATTGGGATTTTGATGTTCTGTTTGGCGGTGGCGGAATCTTATCAACAACAGAAGATTTAGCGAAATTTGCTACTGCACAGTTTAATCCTAAAAACAAAGAACTTGCATTAACAAGAATACTTACTTTTGACATCAGCGAAAAAATGAAAATTGGTTTAGGCTGGCATATTTTAAAATCAGAAAACGTTCGAAATTTATTTTGGCATAACGGTGGAACAGCCGGATATTCATCTTCAATGACTGTGAATACTGACAACAAAACAGCAGTAATTATCTTATCCAACGTTTCGGCATTTAATCCTAAAATGGAAAACATTGATCCATTGTGTTTTGAATTGATACGGGAAATGGATAAAAATTAA